A genomic window from Slackia heliotrinireducens DSM 20476 includes:
- a CDS encoding site-specific tyrosine recombinase: protein MDEGSAAVAPFLPDRNDYLAYLSVERGSSSLTVGSYATDLNDYISFLGERGVPDSAAITRDDVVAYEYDLRRRGYADSSIERHLSALKGFHRFLVGEGVTKGNPADLVSLPKVPDRLPDVLSVSEVNELLDQPFKDGPLGLRDQAALELLYGCGLRASELISLDLGDVFFAEGILRVMGKGSRERIVPIGGSAQRVLLDYLENGRPKLAKPSKTDGAVILNARGGRLSRQALHTIVRTAGATIGRPDLHPHTLRHSFATHMLEGGADLRTIQEILGHSDISTTQIYVHVDRSHIREEYLAAHPRAHLKA, encoded by the coding sequence TTGGACGAAGGGAGCGCTGCAGTCGCTCCCTTTCTTCCCGACCGCAACGATTATCTGGCCTATTTGTCCGTCGAGCGCGGTTCCTCGTCGTTGACGGTGGGTTCCTACGCGACCGACCTGAACGACTACATCTCCTTTTTGGGGGAGCGGGGCGTGCCCGACAGCGCCGCCATCACCCGCGACGATGTGGTGGCCTACGAATACGACCTGCGCCGCCGCGGCTATGCTGACTCCAGCATCGAACGGCATCTGTCGGCGCTCAAGGGCTTCCATCGGTTTTTGGTGGGAGAGGGTGTGACGAAGGGCAACCCCGCAGACCTGGTGTCGCTTCCCAAAGTCCCCGACCGCCTTCCGGACGTGCTGTCCGTATCCGAAGTGAACGAGCTGTTGGACCAGCCGTTCAAGGATGGTCCTTTGGGTCTGCGCGACCAGGCCGCATTGGAGCTGCTGTACGGATGCGGCCTGAGGGCGAGCGAGCTCATATCCCTCGACCTGGGAGATGTGTTCTTCGCCGAAGGCATCCTTCGGGTCATGGGCAAGGGGTCCCGCGAGCGCATCGTGCCCATTGGCGGCAGCGCGCAGCGGGTTCTTCTGGATTATCTGGAAAACGGCCGTCCCAAGCTGGCCAAACCCTCGAAAACCGACGGCGCCGTCATACTGAACGCCCGAGGTGGAAGGCTTTCCCGCCAGGCATTGCACACGATCGTGCGTACGGCCGGCGCGACCATCGGGCGACCCGACCTGCATCCCCATACGCTGCGGCATTCGTTCGCCACCCACATGCTGGAGGGCGGGGCGGACCTGCGAACCATCCAAGAGATTCTGGGGCATTCCGACATCTCCACCACGCAGATTTACGTGCATGTGGACCGTTCCCACATCCGCGAAGAGTATCTGGCGGCCCATCCTCGCGCCCATCTGAAGGCTTAG